One stretch of Macrobrachium nipponense isolate FS-2020 chromosome 16, ASM1510439v2, whole genome shotgun sequence DNA includes these proteins:
- the LOC135195242 gene encoding uncharacterized protein LOC135195242, whose translation MATSAMYFSLCDDTVRSPRVQDLVHQRYDLAFVSSICSDCYLWLVYRLKIPFVVLSPLDLLSVTANLIGNPIFSSFQLHPFLEYEHPMTFLQRTHSALMDAGGLVYMRHIYSGIEQRCRESGLCPEDMPSIVDMYRNASMTFANK comes from the exons ATGGCCACCTCCGCCATGTACTTCTCCCTGTGTGACGACACCGTGAGGAGCCCCAGGGTGCAGGACCTGGTCCACCAGAGGTACGACCTGGCTTTCGTGTCGTCCATCTGCTCCGACTGCTACCTCTGGCTCGTCTACCGGTTGAAG ATCCCGTTCGTAGTGTTATCGCCTCTGGATCTCTTGTCTGTGACGGCCAACCTCATCGGGAATCCTATCTTCTCCTCATTCCAACTCCACCCTTTTTTGGAATACGAACACCCCATGACCTTCTTGCAGAGGACACACAGTGCTCTGATGGATGCTGGGGGTTTGGTCTATATGCGTCACATATATAGTGG CATCGAGCAGAGGTGTCGAGAGAGCGGCCTCTGTCCAGAAGACATGCCGTCCATTGTCGACATGTACAGGAATGCTTCAATGACCTTCGCGAACAAGtaa
- the LOC135195243 gene encoding UDP-glycosyltransferase UGT5-like: MNIFSPARPYVPAVVSIGGIQCRPAEQLPQDLHEWVEGSGEEGLIYFSLGSIVKPSSLPEKNRQMFVRVFASLKQRVLWKWDQESMPDLPPNVMLKKWVPQQDILGHPKLRLFITQSGLYSTQESLYHGKPVLSLPVYADQLANARSIERQGWGKGHHLGGDDRGRPPRPRSPRLSAARGCWKFVRSKSLLMKDQAMSPKSLLVYWTEYVIRHRGATHLRCPLADMPWYTAYNVDVWLTLFALCVLLLWLILRLVIAVISCLLGRTKRKMD; encoded by the exons atgaatatattt TCGCCTGCGCGTCCTTACGTCCCGGCTGTGGTGTCTATAGGAGGGATCCAGTGCCGCCCTGCCGAGCAGCTCCCGCAG GATCTCCATGAGTGGGTAGAAGGATCTGGGGAGGAGGGCCTCATCTATTTCAGCCTCGGGAGTATAGTTAAGCCTTCATCGCTGCCTGAAAA AAATCGCCAGATGTTCGTAAGGGTCTTCGCGTCTCTGAAACAGCGGGTCTTGTGGAAATGGGACCAGGAGTCTATGCCCGACCTCCCTCCAAATGTAATGCTGAAGAAGTGGGTTCCCCAGCAAGATATTCTCG GTCACCCTAAGCTGCGCCTCTTCATAACTCAGTCGGGTCTCTACAGTACCCAAGAATCCCTGTACCACGGCAAACCCGTCCTCAGTCTCCCAGTCTACGCTGACCAGTTAGCCAACGCCAGGTCAATCGAGCGCCAGGGGTGGGGCAAAGGTCATCATCTGGGAGGAGATGACCGAGGACGACCTCCTCGACCAAGATCACCTCGATTATCAGCAGCGAGGG GATGCTGGAAGTTTGTCCGGTCCAAATCCTTGCTGATGAAGGACCAGGCCATGTCCCCTAAATCTCTCTTGGTCTACTGGACAGAGTACGTCATTCGACACAGAGGAGCGACCCATCTGAGATGCCCCTTGGCTGACATGCCATG GTACACAGCTTACAATGTCGACGTGTGGCTGACGCTTTTTGCGTTATGTGTTCTGCTTTTATGGCTGATTCTTCGTCTCGTAATCGCTGTCATTTCCTGCCTGCTAGGAAgaacgaagaggaaaatggattag